One genomic region from Streptomyces sp. NBC_00582 encodes:
- a CDS encoding acyl-CoA thioesterase, with translation MTNPADRLVDLLDLEQIEVNIFRGRSPQESLQRVFGGQVAGQALVAAGRTTEGDRPVHSLHAYFLRPGRPGVPIVYQVERVRDGRSFTTRRVTAVQQGRTIFNLTASFHKPEEGPFEHQLPPAREVPDPESLPTVTEEIRAHLGALPEQLERMARRQPFDIRYADRLRWSAEDVQDAEPRSAVWMRAVGPLGDDPLVHTCALTYASDMTLLDAVRLPVEPLWGQRNFDMASLDHAMWFHRPFRADEWFLYDQESPIATGGRGLARGRIYDLQGRLLVSVVQEGLFRKL, from the coding sequence ATGACGAACCCCGCCGACCGACTCGTCGACCTGCTCGACCTGGAGCAGATCGAGGTCAACATCTTCCGGGGCCGCAGCCCGCAGGAGTCCCTGCAGCGGGTCTTCGGCGGGCAGGTGGCCGGCCAGGCGCTGGTCGCGGCCGGCCGGACCACCGAGGGCGACCGGCCCGTGCACTCGCTGCACGCGTACTTCCTGCGCCCGGGACGGCCGGGTGTGCCGATCGTGTACCAGGTAGAACGGGTGCGGGACGGGCGGTCGTTCACCACGCGCCGGGTCACCGCGGTGCAGCAGGGCCGCACGATCTTCAATCTCACCGCCTCCTTTCACAAGCCTGAGGAAGGACCCTTCGAGCACCAGCTGCCGCCGGCTCGCGAGGTCCCGGACCCGGAGTCCCTGCCGACGGTCACGGAGGAGATCCGGGCGCATCTGGGCGCTCTGCCCGAGCAGTTGGAGCGGATGGCGCGCCGTCAGCCGTTCGACATCCGGTACGCGGACCGGCTGCGCTGGAGCGCCGAGGACGTCCAGGACGCCGAGCCGCGCAGCGCGGTGTGGATGCGCGCGGTCGGACCGCTGGGCGACGATCCGCTGGTGCACACCTGCGCGCTGACGTACGCCAGCGACATGACGCTCCTGGACGCGGTCCGTCTGCCGGTGGAGCCGCTGTGGGGTCAGCGGAACTTCGACATGGCGTCCCTGGACCACGCGATGTGGTTCCACCGGCCGTTCCGCGCGGACGAGTGGTTCCTGTACGACCAGGAGTCGCCGATCGCGACCGGCGGGCGTGGTCTGGCCCGGGGGCGGATCTACGATCTGCAGGGGCGTCTGCTGGTGTCGGTCGTCCAGGAAGGTCTCTTCCGCAAGCTGTAG
- a CDS encoding DEAD/DEAH box helicase, with protein MTLIDQLPPTADPDALYEAFESWAEERGLTLYPHQEEALIEVVSGANVIVSTPTGSGKSMIAAAAHFAALARDEVTFYTAPIKALVSEKFFELCKIFGTENVGMLTGDASVNSDAPVICCTAEVLASIALRDGKHADVGQVVMDEFHFYAEGDRGWAWQIPILELPQAQFVLMSATLGDVSFFEKDLTRRTGRPTAVVRSATRPVPLSYAYRYTPLTETLTDLLETKQAPVYIVHFTQAQAVERAQALMSINMCSKEEKEQIADLIGNFRFTTKFGRNLSRYVRHGIGVHHAGMLPKYRRLVEKLAQAGLLKVICGTDTLGVGVNVPIRTVLFTALTKYDGNRVRTLRAREFHQIAGRAGRAGFDTAGFVVAQAPEHVIENEKALSKAGDDPKKRRKVVRKKAPEGFVGWTENTFEKLIDSEPEPLTSRFRVTHTMLLSVIARPGNAFEAMRHLLEDNHEPRRQQLRHIRRAIAIYRSLLDGGIVEKLDAPDATGRIVRLTVDLQQDFALNQPLSTFALAAFELLDPESPSYALDMVSVVESTLDDPRQILAAQQNKARGEAVAAMKADGVEYEERMERLQDITYPKPLEELLFHAYNTYRKSHPWVGDHPLSPKSVIRDMYERALSFTELVSHYELARTEGIVLRYLASAYKALDHTVPDDLKSEDLQDLIEWLGEMVRQVDSSLLDEWEQLANPEEMTAEEAQEKADEVKPVTANARAFRVLVRNAMFRRVELAALDHVDELGEMDGESGWDADAWGEAMDKYWDEYDDLGTGPDARGPKLLVIQEEPQNGLWRVRQIFDDPNDDHDWGISAEIDLTASDAEGRAVVRVTDVGQL; from the coding sequence GTGACCCTCATCGATCAGTTGCCGCCGACCGCAGATCCCGATGCCCTGTACGAAGCCTTCGAGTCCTGGGCCGAGGAGCGCGGTCTGACGCTCTACCCCCACCAGGAGGAGGCGCTGATCGAGGTGGTCTCCGGGGCGAACGTGATCGTGTCGACGCCGACCGGCTCCGGCAAGAGCATGATCGCCGCGGCCGCGCACTTCGCGGCGCTCGCCCGGGACGAGGTCACCTTCTACACGGCGCCGATCAAGGCGCTGGTGTCGGAGAAGTTCTTCGAACTGTGCAAGATCTTCGGCACGGAGAACGTGGGCATGCTGACCGGCGACGCGTCCGTCAACTCCGATGCCCCGGTCATCTGCTGCACCGCCGAGGTGCTCGCCTCGATCGCCTTGCGCGACGGCAAGCACGCGGACGTGGGCCAGGTCGTCATGGACGAGTTCCACTTCTACGCCGAGGGCGACCGCGGCTGGGCCTGGCAGATCCCGATCCTGGAGCTGCCGCAGGCTCAGTTCGTCCTGATGTCGGCGACCCTCGGCGACGTGTCCTTCTTCGAGAAGGACCTCACCCGCCGCACCGGCCGCCCGACCGCCGTGGTCCGCTCGGCCACCCGGCCGGTACCGCTGTCGTACGCGTACCGCTACACCCCGCTGACGGAGACGCTCACCGATCTGCTGGAGACGAAGCAGGCTCCCGTCTACATCGTGCACTTCACACAGGCGCAGGCGGTCGAGCGGGCGCAGGCGCTGATGAGCATCAACATGTGCTCGAAGGAGGAGAAGGAGCAGATCGCCGATCTGATCGGCAACTTCCGCTTCACCACCAAGTTCGGCCGCAACCTCTCCCGCTACGTACGGCACGGCATCGGTGTCCACCACGCCGGCATGCTGCCCAAGTACCGGCGCTTGGTGGAGAAACTCGCCCAGGCCGGTCTGCTGAAGGTGATCTGCGGTACGGACACGCTCGGCGTCGGGGTCAACGTGCCCATCCGCACGGTGCTGTTCACGGCGCTGACCAAGTACGACGGCAACCGGGTGCGCACGCTGCGGGCGCGTGAGTTCCACCAGATCGCCGGGCGGGCCGGGCGGGCCGGTTTCGACACCGCGGGCTTCGTGGTGGCGCAGGCGCCCGAGCACGTCATCGAGAACGAGAAGGCGCTCTCCAAGGCCGGCGACGACCCGAAGAAGCGCCGCAAGGTGGTCCGCAAGAAGGCGCCGGAGGGCTTCGTCGGCTGGACGGAGAACACCTTCGAGAAGCTGATCGACTCGGAGCCGGAGCCCCTGACGTCCCGCTTCCGGGTGACGCACACGATGCTGCTGTCGGTGATCGCCCGGCCGGGCAACGCCTTCGAGGCGATGCGGCATCTGCTGGAGGACAACCACGAGCCGCGCCGGCAGCAGCTCCGGCACATCCGGCGCGCGATCGCCATCTACCGTTCGCTGCTGGACGGCGGGATCGTCGAGAAGCTCGACGCGCCGGACGCCACCGGCCGGATCGTCCGCCTCACCGTCGACCTGCAGCAGGACTTCGCGCTGAACCAGCCGCTGTCCACGTTCGCGCTGGCCGCGTTCGAACTGCTCGACCCCGAGTCGCCGTCGTACGCCCTGGACATGGTGTCCGTCGTCGAGTCCACGCTGGACGACCCCCGGCAGATCCTGGCCGCCCAGCAGAACAAGGCGCGCGGCGAGGCCGTGGCCGCGATGAAGGCGGACGGCGTCGAGTACGAGGAGCGCATGGAGCGGCTCCAGGACATCACGTACCCGAAGCCCCTCGAGGAGCTGCTCTTCCACGCCTACAACACGTACCGCAAGAGCCACCCGTGGGTCGGCGACCACCCGCTGTCGCCGAAGTCCGTCATCCGGGACATGTACGAGCGGGCGCTGTCCTTCACGGAGCTGGTGTCCCACTACGAGCTGGCCCGCACCGAGGGCATCGTGCTGCGCTACCTGGCCAGCGCCTACAAGGCCCTCGACCACACCGTCCCCGACGACCTGAAGTCGGAGGACCTGCAGGACCTGATCGAGTGGCTGGGCGAGATGGTGCGCCAGGTCGACTCCAGTCTGCTGGACGAGTGGGAACAGCTCGCCAACCCGGAGGAGATGACCGCCGAGGAGGCCCAGGAGAAGGCCGACGAGGTCAAGCCGGTCACCGCCAACGCGCGGGCCTTCCGGGTCCTGGTGCGCAACGCCATGTTCCGGCGGGTCGAGCTCGCCGCCCTCGACCACGTCGACGAACTCGGCGAGATGGACGGCGAGTCCGGCTGGGACGCCGACGCGTGGGGCGAGGCGATGGACAAGTACTGGGACGAGTACGACGACCTCGGCACCGGCCCGGACGCCCGCGGTCCCAAGCTGCTGGTGATCCAGGAGGAGCCGCAGAACGGTCTGTGGCGGGTCCGTCAGATCTTCGACGACCCGAACGACGACCACGACTGGGGCATCAGCGCGGAGATCGACCTCACGGCCTCCGACGCGGAGGGCAGGGCGGTCGTCCGCGTCACGGACGTGGGCCAACTGTGA